From one Magnetofaba australis IT-1 genomic stretch:
- a CDS encoding B12-binding domain-containing radical SAM protein — protein sequence MSSLRITFVYNDFEHLGTAYLIASAKRAGHAAAYVHYQQMDQFQFSNHAENVDAIVERIARTRPQVVGFSCITANYQSQLAIARAIKARLPGVKTLFGGIHVTLTAERVLRKPEVDCVVRGEGEEVLALLLDGCGDTADFWPAAAPAGATFKRADGGVVGAFDMAPKIRDLNALPDPDKEEIYAAAPLFAQEYQIMASRGCAYTCTYCYAGSIPITPGEPRILRREPEDVIAELERAVRRYGAEAVTFHDDIFTASRPWLERFLPLYKARVGLPFCCSTYPASMDPPKARALKDAGCIYIAIGVQSLSEEICRNVLNRPIDPDRVRDCINALNEVGLMNQVDHILDIPGDTQANSEKALLFYNETRPSRIQVFQLNYLPKAPIIQHALAHDAIDPDEIEAVEEGTSRANFYALYQTASRDTRATAFLLNWMMLLPKPLVRYLVRSGLYKRIYLPGPYVNLIIPRVILALISANDLRGRHHLRRFAARKLGGLFKWAQPLFALAARRNQKAT from the coding sequence TTTGGGCACGGCCTATCTCATCGCCAGCGCCAAACGCGCGGGCCATGCCGCAGCCTATGTGCACTATCAGCAGATGGACCAGTTCCAGTTCTCCAACCACGCCGAGAACGTGGACGCCATCGTTGAGCGCATCGCGCGCACCCGCCCCCAGGTGGTGGGATTCTCCTGCATCACCGCCAACTATCAGAGCCAGTTGGCCATCGCCCGCGCGATCAAGGCGCGCCTGCCCGGGGTGAAAACCCTGTTTGGCGGCATCCACGTGACCCTCACCGCCGAGCGCGTGTTGCGCAAACCCGAGGTGGATTGCGTGGTGCGCGGCGAAGGCGAAGAGGTGCTGGCGCTGCTGCTCGATGGCTGCGGCGACACGGCGGATTTCTGGCCCGCCGCCGCGCCGGCCGGGGCGACCTTCAAACGCGCCGACGGCGGCGTGGTCGGCGCCTTCGACATGGCCCCCAAGATCCGTGACCTGAACGCCCTGCCCGACCCCGACAAGGAGGAGATCTACGCCGCCGCGCCGCTGTTTGCGCAGGAGTATCAGATCATGGCCAGCCGCGGCTGCGCCTACACCTGCACCTACTGCTACGCTGGCTCCATCCCCATCACCCCGGGCGAGCCGCGCATTCTGCGGCGCGAACCGGAGGACGTCATCGCCGAGCTGGAGCGCGCGGTGCGTCGTTATGGCGCGGAGGCGGTGACCTTCCACGACGACATCTTCACCGCCAGCCGCCCGTGGCTGGAGCGTTTCCTGCCGCTGTACAAGGCGCGCGTGGGGCTGCCGTTCTGCTGCTCCACCTACCCGGCCTCCATGGACCCGCCCAAGGCGCGTGCGCTCAAGGACGCCGGCTGCATCTATATCGCCATCGGCGTGCAGTCCCTCTCCGAGGAGATCTGCCGCAACGTGCTCAACCGCCCCATCGACCCCGACCGCGTGCGCGACTGCATCAATGCGCTCAACGAGGTTGGCCTGATGAATCAGGTGGACCACATTCTGGACATCCCCGGCGACACCCAGGCCAACAGCGAAAAGGCGCTGCTGTTCTATAACGAAACGCGGCCCTCGCGGATTCAGGTGTTCCAGCTCAACTATCTGCCCAAAGCGCCCATCATCCAGCACGCCCTGGCGCATGACGCCATTGATCCCGACGAGATCGAGGCGGTGGAGGAGGGAACCAGCCGCGCCAACTTCTACGCCCTCTACCAGACCGCCTCGCGCGATACCCGCGCCACCGCGTTTCTGCTCAACTGGATGATGCTGCTGCCCAAACCGTTGGTGCGCTATCTGGTGCGCAGCGGTCTGTACAAGCGCATCTATCTCCCCGGCCCCTACGTCAACCTGATCATTCCGCGCGTGATCCTGGCGCTGATCAGCGCCAACGATCTGCGCGGCCGCCACCACTTGCGCCGCTTTGCCGCGCGCAAACTCGGCGGTCTGTTCAAATGGGCGCAACCGCTGTTCGCGCTGGCGGCGCGCAGGAATCAGAAAGCGACCTGA